From Rhodococcus antarcticus, the proteins below share one genomic window:
- a CDS encoding ABC transporter ATP-binding protein — protein MIRTTGLTKRYGSLRAVDSVDLDVRAGDIYGFLGANGSGKTTTVRMLLGLVLATSGTIEVLGEPMPRSRHSVLPRVGALIEGPAAYRNLSGRTNLAMLDAAGPGGSRRTRRTRVSDALEQVGLAGVGRRPVKNYSLGMRQRLGLAAALLRTPELLVLDEPTNGLDPQGIREIRELLLGLHAQGTTVFLSSHLLAEVEQLCDRVGVLDRGRLVVQDQLSALTRPTGRVVVHTPDPSHAVALLSGVTEAEVVDRDGQRLVVAHPDPARLNALLVADGVRVRELVDQRRSLEDAVLAATGPGSDHVGAEAPSLRAGAAA, from the coding sequence ATGATCCGCACCACCGGGCTGACCAAGCGCTACGGCTCGCTGCGGGCGGTGGACTCCGTCGACCTCGACGTCCGCGCAGGTGACATCTACGGCTTCCTCGGCGCCAACGGCTCCGGCAAGACCACGACCGTGCGGATGCTGCTGGGGCTGGTGCTGGCCACCTCCGGGACCATCGAGGTGCTCGGCGAGCCGATGCCGCGCAGCCGGCACTCGGTGCTGCCTCGCGTCGGCGCGCTCATCGAGGGCCCGGCGGCGTACCGCAACCTCTCCGGTCGCACCAACCTCGCGATGCTCGACGCCGCGGGGCCCGGGGGCTCGCGCCGCACCCGCCGCACCCGGGTCTCCGACGCGCTGGAGCAGGTGGGGCTCGCGGGCGTTGGGCGCCGACCGGTGAAGAACTACTCCCTGGGCATGCGGCAGCGACTCGGCCTGGCCGCCGCCCTGCTGCGCACCCCGGAGCTGCTCGTCCTCGACGAGCCGACCAACGGCCTGGACCCGCAGGGCATCCGCGAGATCCGGGAGCTGTTGCTCGGGCTGCACGCCCAGGGCACCACGGTGTTCCTCTCCAGCCACCTGCTGGCCGAGGTGGAGCAGCTGTGCGACCGGGTGGGTGTGCTCGACCGGGGTCGGCTGGTGGTGCAGGACCAGCTCAGCGCCCTCACCCGCCCCACCGGTCGGGTGGTGGTGCACACCCCCGACCCCTCGCACGCCGTGGCGCTGCTCTCCGGGGTGACGGAGGCGGAGGTGGTCGACCGGGACGGCCAGCGCCTGGTGGTGGCACACCCGGACCCGGCGCGGCTGAACGCGCTGCTCGTCGCGGACGGGGTGCGGGTGCGCGAGCTCGTGGACCAGCGTCGCAGCCTGGAGGACGCGGTGCTGGCGGCGACCGGTCCGGGCTCGGACCACGTGGGCGCCGAGGCCCCGAGCCTCCGAGCCGGGGCCGCCGCGTGA
- a CDS encoding ABC transporter permease gives MIGVELRALLRRPRTWVVILLLDLLPTIVAVLVSVTNVGPRPGQGPAFLSAVLANGQLFPLAALAIVLPLFLPVAVAVVAGDAIAGEAQAGTLRYLLARPVGRTKLLVAKLVSVVVFVLLAVVVVAGTAYFVGTTLFGTSTLAATSVSGTVLSGQQVALRTALAVGYVTLSMLGVAAMALFLSTLTDSPLAATIGALALLIASSLLLTLDAAGAVQPYLPTRYWLAFTDLFRDPVPLRDITRGIGLQAVYVVVLVGAAWASFTSKDITS, from the coding sequence GTGATCGGCGTCGAGCTCCGCGCCCTGCTCCGCCGTCCCCGCACGTGGGTGGTGATCCTGCTGCTGGACCTGCTGCCGACCATCGTGGCCGTGCTCGTGTCGGTCACCAACGTCGGCCCGCGCCCGGGCCAGGGCCCGGCGTTCCTCTCGGCCGTGCTCGCCAACGGTCAGCTCTTCCCGCTGGCGGCCCTGGCCATCGTGCTCCCGCTGTTCCTGCCCGTGGCCGTGGCCGTGGTGGCCGGGGACGCCATCGCCGGGGAGGCCCAGGCCGGCACGCTGCGCTACCTGCTCGCCCGACCGGTCGGGCGCACCAAGCTCCTCGTGGCCAAGCTCGTGTCGGTGGTCGTGTTCGTGCTGCTCGCGGTGGTGGTGGTGGCCGGCACCGCGTACTTCGTCGGCACGACGCTGTTCGGCACGTCGACGCTCGCGGCCACCAGCGTCTCGGGCACCGTGCTCAGCGGCCAGCAGGTGGCACTGCGGACCGCCCTGGCCGTGGGCTACGTGACGCTGTCCATGCTGGGCGTCGCGGCCATGGCCCTGTTCCTCTCGACCCTGACCGACTCCCCGCTCGCGGCCACCATCGGCGCGCTGGCCCTGCTCATCGCGTCCTCGCTGCTGCTCACCCTCGACGCGGCCGGGGCGGTGCAGCCGTACCTGCCGACGCGGTACTGGCTCGCGTTCACCGACCTGTTCCGGGACCCGGTGCCGCTGCGGGACATCACGCGGGGCATCGGGCTGCAGGCCGTGTACGTGGTGGTGCTGGTGGGTGCGGCGTGGGCGAGCTTCACCTCGAAGGACATCAC